One region of Gigantopelta aegis isolate Gae_Host chromosome 7, Gae_host_genome, whole genome shotgun sequence genomic DNA includes:
- the LOC121377319 gene encoding uncharacterized protein LOC121377319, with amino-acid sequence MRGGFEHRRGRGSAARGYPVRGRTPHLSPPRGRTPFSDIKQSLDSNNDTEWTAPSTHSRFKHKRGRGSAARGGYPVRGRTPFSDTTQFQYSNDDTEIWEMEDIENIDNNLGNDQSDNWNDQPIPLMDIKITFNVNNSSSSHRYDSAKGNRKVRSVRHLTKPFRGRGDYTHSRGRPPVSSWSAPSVHSGGFEHKGGRWSAPRGGCSEWGRIPLLRTPTEKAPCFTNPRERTPFRHMRWCQQMAIDHSYLPIYM; translated from the exons ATGCGTGGCGGATTCGAACACAGGAGAGGGAGAGGGTCGGCTGCAAGAGGCTATCCTGTAAGGGGGAGAACTCCACATCTAAGCCCCCCAAGGGGGAGAACTCCATTTTCTGACATTAAACAGTCCCTGGATTCTAACAATGATACAGAGTGGACAGCGCCATCTACACACAGCAGATTCAAACACAAGAGAGGGAGAGGGTCGGCTGCAAGAGGAGGCTATCCTGTAAGGGGGAGAACTCCATTTTCGGACACTACACAGTTCCAGTATTCTAACGATGATACAGAGATCTGGGAGATGGAAGACATTGAAAATATCGACAACAACTTGGGAAACGACCAATCGGATAATTGGAATGACCAGCCAATACCACTTATggatatcaaaattacatttaatgtgAACAATTCATCGTCCAGCCATCGGTATGACAGTGCGAAAGGAAATCGGAAG GTGAGGTCAGTTCGACACCTGACAAAGCCATTCAGAGGAAGAGGTGACTACACGCACTCTCGGGGACGCCCTCCAGTATCTTCATGGTCAGCGCCCTCTGTGCATAGTGGTGGATTCGAACACAAGGGAGGACGATGGTCAGCCCCAAGGGGAGGCTGCTCTGAATGGGGGAGAATTCCACTTTTAAGGACTCCAACCGAGAAAGCTCCATGTTTCACCAATCCAAGGGAGAGAACTCCTTTTAGGCACATGAGATGGTGCCAGCAGATGGCCatagatcacagttatcttcccatttacATGTAA